Within the Pseudomonas chlororaphis subsp. aurantiaca genome, the region CAGGCCGAGGGCGAGATCAACGAGGACAACCCGGACCAGGTGCAACTGCTGTTGCCGCTGGCCGTGGCCGGCCGGGACGTGACCTCGCTGACCCTGGAAATGCCGGCGCTGCGGGCGACCAAGGCGATGAAGAAACTCAAGACGGCCAAGGAACGCGCCGAGTTCATCACCGCCCACTGCACCGGCCTGATGATTCCCGATCTTGCCCAGCTGACGGTACCCGACTGGACCCAGCTGCAGGTTCGCATCGACGATTTTTTAAACAAACCGGCGGCCTTCTTTCGGAGCGCGACATCGAAGTGATTCTCGATGTGGTGCCGCTCATTTACTCGGTAAGTGAAGCGGAAATCCTGGAGTGGGACGCCGGCAAGGCCTTGCGCCGCTACGACATCGCGATCACTCGCCTTGGCGTGAAACAGGAGTAGAGCGGGATGGCGGACGATAAGTTTTCGCTCAAGTTCACCGCCGTCAAGGAAGGCTGGTTGACGTTCGGTGACATCAGGTCGGTCGACCTGAACACGCCCGTCGCGAGCATCGCGCCGTCGGGTGGATTGGCAGCCCAGCCCAAGGATCGACTACCCGGTCTTGACCGGGCACTGGATACCCTCAGCGCCGATATCGGGTTGCTGGTGACCAGCCTCGACGCCCTGAACCTGACCCTGTCGTCGCAACGTCTACGGCAGGCAGTGGTGGTCGGCCAGTCTGCTGGCGCCAAGGGGGAGCCGGCAGGTGGACAAAAAGGTGCGGGCAAGGCAGGCGGCATCGAGCCGCCGAACCTGCTCAAGCCTGCGATCAGCATGAGTTCGGCGATGGCCGATCTGGGGCGCGTACTTGATCTCTCGCCATCTCGGCGCGCGGAGGTGGTACGGGAGAACCAGCGGATGGCCAGCGCGCCGCTGATAGCCGCTGGAGGGACGACCGCCGTCGATCTGGCGAAGGTCGAATATGCGGCAGCCAAGGCAGGCATCGGCAGTGATCAGCACTCTGCGCAAGACAAGCAGCAGGCGTTGCTGACCTTTGCCGGAGCCGCGGCGATTACTGCAACGGCATTCAAGGTATCGGCCACCGATGCCGGGGAGATGATGGCCGGCTGGCGTACGTCGATG harbors:
- a CDS encoding phage tail assembly protein; protein product: MSWTPPIHVLLCPITADDESQIAQIQLKPLFYAAQKEALARAGDDEDDQFFELAKLATGLSVKELDQLKRPDYVSIAQYVHEMSTRPTAHFLKQAEGEINEDNPDQVQLLLPLAVAGRDVTSLTLEMPALRATKAMKKLKTAKERAEFITAHCTGLMIPDLAQLTVPDWTQLQVRIDDFLNKPAAFFRSATSK